From one Rhizobium sp. CIAT894 genomic stretch:
- a CDS encoding DUF4261 domain-containing protein has protein sequence MIAITFLGDDDSNCLAPISLALQQSCPNSTIEILENDEEKPLFIFQDSTLIGSVMFMDLPAPLHEADPEIRNVWFWPTAWEEISQHRSHIIVTIFGKGSAKQKALTLQRTLRSILTSVTSAIGVAFPSSGTLLPTSMALPVLDNKSEIAVPLFISCFFAKENMSRFPTPSIFCSTEGFGNFGLKNVEARGFPGTRRDLHEFMLAFATYLIEHRAEVKDGDTVGPGEQKIIVKIEKSLFRKNQVYSLYFQKMTWRTKLCAFLFGNRP, from the coding sequence ATGATCGCGATCACATTTTTGGGGGACGATGATTCAAACTGTCTTGCGCCTATTTCACTTGCGCTACAGCAGAGCTGCCCCAACTCAACGATCGAGATCCTGGAAAACGACGAAGAGAAACCCCTTTTCATTTTTCAAGATTCTACCTTGATCGGCAGCGTGATGTTCATGGATCTTCCGGCTCCTTTGCATGAAGCCGACCCAGAAATCAGAAATGTGTGGTTTTGGCCGACCGCCTGGGAGGAAATTAGTCAGCATCGATCTCATATTATTGTCACCATTTTTGGCAAAGGCAGTGCAAAGCAAAAAGCTCTGACCTTGCAAAGGACGCTGCGCTCAATTCTCACAAGTGTCACTTCTGCGATCGGCGTCGCATTCCCTTCCTCAGGAACGTTGTTGCCGACTTCGATGGCGCTGCCGGTACTTGATAACAAATCTGAAATCGCTGTTCCGCTTTTTATTTCCTGCTTCTTTGCGAAAGAGAATATGTCGCGTTTTCCCACGCCTTCAATCTTTTGCTCCACAGAGGGATTTGGGAACTTCGGCTTGAAGAACGTTGAAGCGCGAGGCTTTCCCGGCACCCGTCGCGATTTGCATGAGTTCATGCTTGCCTTCGCGACATACCTGATCGAGCATCGGGCAGAAGTGAAGGATGGCGACACGGTCGGCCCAGGAGAGCAAAAAATTATCGTTAAGATCGAGAAGTCACTTTTTCGCAAAAACCAAGTATACAGTCTCTATTTCCAGAAAATGACTTGGAGAACGAAACTGTGCGCCTTTCTATTTGGCAACCGGCCTTAG
- a CDS encoding DsbA family oxidoreductase, producing MERITIDVVSDVVCPWCYLGKARLELAIAEVQDEIGVDINWRPYRLNPDYPKEGVDQKKALAEKLGGEERVAQAHKMLTDLGRGVGIAFDFEAIKIGPNTLDAHRLIHWAMIEGREKQDKVVTALFKGNFEEGRNVGDHQVLLDIAEKAGLDRSVIASLLASDADRDLIVAEIKAAQEMGVNGVPFFIFDQQYAVSGAQTPDVLAGALRDIAKAKAEARSGLN from the coding sequence ATGGAACGCATCACCATCGACGTCGTCTCGGATGTCGTCTGCCCCTGGTGTTATCTCGGCAAGGCGCGGCTGGAGCTCGCCATCGCCGAAGTGCAGGACGAGATCGGCGTCGACATCAACTGGCGGCCGTACCGGCTCAATCCAGACTATCCCAAGGAAGGCGTCGACCAGAAGAAGGCGCTGGCCGAGAAGCTCGGCGGCGAGGAGCGCGTGGCCCAGGCCCACAAGATGCTCACTGACCTCGGCCGCGGCGTCGGCATCGCCTTCGATTTCGAAGCGATCAAGATCGGCCCGAACACGCTGGACGCCCATCGGCTGATCCACTGGGCGATGATCGAAGGCCGCGAGAAGCAGGACAAGGTCGTCACGGCACTGTTCAAGGGGAATTTCGAGGAAGGCCGCAATGTCGGCGACCATCAAGTGCTGCTCGATATTGCCGAAAAGGCCGGCCTCGACCGCTCGGTCATCGCCTCGCTGCTTGCCTCCGATGCCGATCGCGACCTGATCGTCGCCGAGATCAAGGCGGCACAGGAGATGGGCGTCAACGGCGTGCCCTTCTTCATTTTCGATCAGCAATATGCGGTCAGCGGCGCACAGACGCCGGATGTGCTGGCAGGCGCTCTACGCGATATCGCCAAGGCGAAAGCCGAGGCGCGATCGGGGCTCAACTGA
- a CDS encoding extracellular solute-binding protein encodes MLRIVVPLVLSLLCGAVAAEPLHGIAMHGEPALPADYKHFPYVNPDVKKGGKITYGVVGTFDSLNPFILKSMRTTARGMWDPEYGNLVYESLMQRSRDEPFTLYGLLAETVEWDEDRSFIQFNLNPKAKWADGQPVTPEDVMFTFELMRDKGRVPFANRLNVVAKMEKVGEHSVRFTFNDKADRETPLIFGLFPVLPKHAIDPETFDRSSLTPPVGSGPYKVKTVKPGESITYERDPNYWGKDIPSKVGTDNYDQITVQYFLQDTTLFEAFKKGDIDVYPDGNPGHWANAYDFPAVTSGAVVKEVYTPKLPSGMLGFVFNTRRPIFTDPKVREGLSLVFDFEWANKNLYSSAYKRTQSFWQNSELSSFGVPANASELALLGPIKDKIAPSILDGTYKLPVTDGSGRDRNVLKQAVELLKQGGYTIQGGKMADASGRQLAFEIMTQNADQEKLAIAYQRSLQAIGIAASIRTVDDSQYQSRTNSFDYDMIMKSYTSSLSPGNEQLGRWSSAARTREGTDSFAGANDPDLDTLIDHLLRARSAEDFTAAVRSYDRLLLSGHYVLPLYHIDQQWVAHSKRIGRPDSVPLNGYQLPVWWDASVQ; translated from the coding sequence ATGCTCCGGATCGTCGTCCCCCTCGTCCTCTCGCTGCTGTGCGGCGCTGTTGCCGCCGAACCGCTGCACGGAATCGCGATGCATGGCGAACCGGCCTTGCCGGCTGATTACAAACACTTCCCTTACGTCAATCCCGATGTGAAGAAGGGCGGCAAGATCACCTACGGCGTCGTCGGCACCTTCGACAGCCTCAACCCGTTCATTCTGAAGAGCATGCGCACAACGGCACGCGGCATGTGGGATCCGGAATATGGCAATCTCGTCTACGAATCGCTGATGCAGCGCTCCAGGGACGAGCCCTTCACGCTCTACGGCCTGCTGGCCGAGACGGTGGAATGGGACGAGGACAGGAGCTTCATCCAGTTCAACCTCAATCCGAAGGCGAAATGGGCCGATGGCCAGCCGGTGACGCCCGAAGACGTGATGTTCACCTTCGAGCTGATGCGCGACAAGGGCCGCGTGCCCTTCGCCAACCGCCTCAACGTCGTCGCCAAGATGGAAAAGGTCGGCGAACACAGTGTGCGTTTCACCTTCAACGACAAGGCCGACCGCGAGACGCCGCTGATTTTCGGTCTTTTCCCGGTGCTGCCGAAACATGCGATTGATCCGGAAACCTTCGACCGTTCGTCGCTGACCCCGCCAGTCGGCTCCGGTCCCTACAAGGTCAAGACGGTGAAGCCCGGCGAGAGCATCACCTATGAGCGTGATCCGAACTACTGGGGCAAGGACATTCCCTCCAAAGTCGGCACCGACAATTACGACCAGATCACCGTGCAATATTTCCTGCAGGACACGACGCTGTTCGAGGCCTTCAAGAAGGGCGATATCGATGTCTATCCTGATGGCAATCCCGGCCATTGGGCCAATGCCTATGATTTCCCCGCCGTCACCTCGGGCGCTGTCGTCAAGGAGGTGTACACGCCGAAACTGCCGAGCGGCATGCTCGGCTTCGTGTTCAATACGCGCCGGCCGATCTTTACCGATCCCAAAGTGCGCGAAGGCCTGTCGCTGGTGTTCGATTTCGAGTGGGCAAACAAGAACCTCTATTCCAGTGCCTATAAGCGCACGCAGAGCTTCTGGCAGAATTCCGAACTTTCGAGTTTCGGCGTTCCGGCCAATGCGTCAGAGCTTGCTCTGCTCGGGCCAATCAAGGACAAAATCGCGCCCAGTATTCTCGACGGCACCTACAAGCTGCCGGTGACCGATGGCTCGGGCCGCGACCGCAATGTGCTGAAGCAGGCGGTCGAGCTGTTGAAACAGGGCGGCTATACGATCCAGGGCGGCAAGATGGCTGATGCTTCAGGCCGCCAGCTCGCCTTCGAAATCATGACGCAGAATGCCGACCAGGAAAAGCTTGCCATCGCCTACCAGCGGTCACTGCAGGCGATCGGCATTGCCGCCTCGATTCGCACGGTCGACGATTCGCAATATCAGAGCCGGACGAACAGCTTCGATTACGACATGATCATGAAATCCTACACCTCGTCGCTGTCGCCGGGTAACGAACAGCTCGGCCGCTGGTCTTCCGCCGCACGCACGCGCGAAGGGACGGACAGCTTCGCCGGTGCCAACGATCCCGATCTGGACACACTGATCGACCATCTGCTCAGGGCGCGCTCGGCAGAGGATTTCACCGCGGCGGTGCGCTCCTATGATCGGCTGCTGCTCTCCGGCCATTACGTGCTGCCGCTCTATCATATCGACCAGCAATGGGTGGCGCACAGCAAGCGCATCGGTCGTCCCGACAGCGTGCCCCTCAATGGTTATCAGCTGCCGGTATGGTGGGATGCGAGCGTGCAGTAG
- a CDS encoding invasion associated locus B family protein, whose amino-acid sequence MMFKSEKKMRAALSVLAVVFGASAPVSSFAQDAAAQAPADGQAQAAGAPKLGWYKTCSKQEDNDICVVQNLILANGGQLVTAVGLISVTGKINRKLLQVSVPTARLIPPGIIMQIDGGKGQKLDYAVCLPDKCTAEIPLTDAMIASLKKGSDVIFTSINFRRAPNPIKISLEGFTGAYDGEPVSESKLAESQRSLQEGMQKKAEEARKKLEDAQKAAKAQ is encoded by the coding sequence ATGATGTTCAAGTCTGAAAAGAAAATGCGGGCAGCACTGTCCGTTCTGGCAGTGGTGTTCGGCGCTTCGGCACCGGTCTCCTCCTTCGCACAGGATGCGGCGGCGCAGGCTCCGGCCGATGGCCAGGCGCAGGCCGCCGGCGCGCCGAAGCTCGGCTGGTACAAGACCTGCAGCAAGCAGGAAGACAACGACATCTGTGTTGTCCAGAACCTGATTCTCGCCAATGGCGGCCAGCTCGTCACGGCCGTCGGCCTGATCTCCGTCACTGGCAAGATCAACCGCAAGCTCCTGCAGGTCTCGGTTCCCACGGCACGCCTGATTCCCCCGGGCATCATCATGCAGATCGACGGCGGCAAGGGCCAGAAGCTCGACTACGCCGTCTGCCTGCCGGACAAGTGCACGGCCGAAATTCCGTTGACCGACGCGATGATCGCCAGCCTCAAGAAGGGCAGCGACGTGATCTTCACCTCGATCAACTTCCGTCGCGCTCCGAACCCGATCAAGATTTCGCTCGAAGGCTTCACCGGCGCTTATGACGGCGAACCGGTTTCCGAATCCAAGCTCGCCGAAAGCCAGCGCAGCCTGCAGGAAGGCATGCAGAAGAAGGCTGAAGAGGCCCGCAAGAAGCTGGAAGACGCCCAGAAGGCAGCCAAGGCTCAGTAA
- the hspQ gene encoding heat shock protein HspQ → MKERVAKFSIGEVVRHKVFPFRGVIFDVDPEFANTEEWWNSIPAEVRPSRDQPFYHLLAENDESEYVAYVSEQNLMNDESGTPLRNPQIYQIFDQAPSGQFKPKMSFAH, encoded by the coding sequence ATGAAAGAAAGAGTAGCAAAGTTCAGTATCGGCGAAGTGGTCCGGCACAAGGTTTTCCCGTTTCGCGGCGTCATCTTCGACGTTGATCCGGAGTTCGCGAATACGGAGGAATGGTGGAATTCCATTCCGGCCGAGGTGCGCCCGAGCAGAGATCAGCCCTTCTATCACCTGCTCGCCGAAAATGACGAAAGCGAATATGTCGCTTATGTCTCCGAGCAGAACCTGATGAACGATGAAAGCGGCACGCCGCTTCGCAACCCGCAGATCTACCAGATTTTCGATCAGGCCCCGTCCGGGCAGTTCAAACCCAAGATGAGCTTCGCCCACTAG
- the glnA gene encoding type I glutamate--ammonia ligase: MATASEILKQIKENDVKFVDLRFTDPKGKLQHVTMDVVCVDEDMFADGVMFDGSSIGGWKAINESDMVLMPDTETVHMDPFFAQSTMVIMCDILDPVSGEAYNRDPRGTAKKAEAYLKASGIGDTIFVGPEAEFFVFDDVKYKADPYNTGFKLDSTELPSNDDTDYETGNLGHRPRVKGGYFPVPPVDSAQDMRSEMLTVLSEMGVVVEKHHHEVAAAQHELGIKFDTLVRNADKMQIYKYVVHQVANAYGKTATFMPKPIFGDNGSGMHVHQSIWKGGKPTFAGDEYAGLSESCLFYIGGIIKHAKAINAFTNPSTNSYKRLVPGYEAPVLLAYSARNRSASCRIPFGSNPKAKRVEVRFPDPTANPYLAFAAMLMAGLDGIKNKIHPGKAMDKDLYDLPPKELKKIPTVCGSLREALESLDKDRKFLTAGGVFDDDQIDAFIELKMAEVMRFEMTPHPVEYDMYYSA; this comes from the coding sequence ATGGCGACCGCAAGCGAAATTCTGAAGCAGATCAAAGAGAACGACGTGAAGTTCGTCGATCTGCGGTTCACCGACCCGAAGGGCAAGCTGCAGCATGTGACGATGGACGTCGTCTGCGTCGACGAAGACATGTTCGCTGACGGCGTGATGTTCGACGGCTCCTCGATCGGCGGCTGGAAGGCCATCAACGAGTCCGACATGGTGCTGATGCCCGATACCGAGACGGTGCATATGGACCCGTTCTTCGCTCAGTCGACCATGGTCATCATGTGCGATATCCTCGATCCGGTTTCCGGCGAGGCCTATAACCGCGATCCGCGCGGCACCGCCAAGAAGGCCGAAGCCTATCTCAAGGCATCCGGCATCGGCGACACGATCTTCGTCGGCCCCGAAGCCGAATTCTTCGTCTTCGACGACGTCAAGTACAAGGCCGACCCCTACAATACGGGCTTCAAGCTCGACTCGACGGAACTGCCGTCGAACGACGACACCGATTACGAAACCGGCAACCTCGGCCATCGCCCGCGCGTCAAGGGCGGCTATTTCCCGGTTCCCCCGGTCGACAGTGCCCAGGACATGCGCTCGGAAATGCTGACGGTGCTCTCCGAAATGGGCGTCGTCGTCGAAAAGCATCACCATGAAGTCGCCGCCGCCCAGCACGAACTCGGCATCAAGTTCGACACGCTGGTGCGCAACGCCGACAAGATGCAGATCTACAAATACGTCGTGCACCAGGTGGCAAACGCCTACGGCAAGACGGCGACCTTCATGCCGAAGCCGATCTTCGGCGACAACGGCTCGGGCATGCACGTGCATCAGTCGATCTGGAAGGGCGGCAAGCCGACCTTCGCCGGCGACGAATATGCAGGCCTTTCCGAAAGCTGCCTGTTCTACATCGGTGGCATCATCAAGCATGCCAAGGCGATCAACGCGTTCACCAATCCGTCGACGAACTCCTACAAGCGTCTCGTCCCGGGTTATGAAGCGCCGGTGCTGCTCGCCTATTCGGCCCGCAACCGCTCGGCATCCTGCCGCATTCCGTTCGGCTCCAACCCGAAGGCCAAGCGCGTCGAAGTCCGCTTCCCGGATCCGACCGCCAACCCCTATCTCGCTTTCGCCGCCATGCTGATGGCCGGCCTCGACGGCATCAAGAACAAGATCCATCCGGGCAAGGCGATGGACAAGGATCTCTACGATCTGCCGCCGAAGGAACTGAAGAAGATCCCGACCGTCTGCGGCAGCCTGCGCGAAGCGCTCGAAAGCCTCGACAAGGACCGCAAGTTCCTGACCGCCGGCGGCGTGTTCGACGACGACCAGATCGATGCCTTCATCGAGCTGAAAATGGCAGAGGTGATGCGTTTCGAAATGACGCCGCATCCAGTCGAATACGACATGTACTATTCGGCCTGA
- a CDS encoding P-II family nitrogen regulator — protein sequence MKKIEAIIKPFKLDEVKEALQEVGLQGITVTEAKGFGRQKGHTELYRGAEYVVDFLPKVKVEVVLADENAEAVIDAIRKAAQTGRIGDGKIFVSNVEEVIRIRTGETGIDAI from the coding sequence ATGAAAAAGATCGAAGCGATCATTAAGCCTTTCAAGCTGGACGAAGTGAAGGAAGCTCTTCAGGAAGTCGGCCTGCAAGGTATTACGGTCACGGAAGCCAAGGGCTTCGGCCGTCAGAAGGGCCACACGGAACTCTACCGCGGCGCCGAATACGTCGTCGATTTCCTGCCGAAGGTAAAGGTCGAGGTGGTGCTGGCCGACGAGAACGCCGAGGCCGTCATCGATGCGATCCGCAAGGCGGCGCAGACCGGCCGCATCGGCGACGGAAAAATCTTCGTCTCCAATGTCGAAGAGGTAATCCGCATCCGTACCGGCGAGACCGGCATCGACGCCATCTGA
- a CDS encoding NAD(P)H-hydrate dehydratase, protein MSQHLSDLLLTPAEMAAVDAAAAASGIDSFGLMERAGAAVAAAALRLHPDALRFVLLCGPGNNGGDAYVAARHLQECGATVALFHLGDPSRLKGDPARARSGCARQGQELRLYQPETGDVVIDGLFGAGLGREVPADVGALIGRVAEAGVPVIAIDLPSGLDGRTGKVLGAAFRAQNTITFMTRKPGHLLMPGRELCGELEVFDIGIPARIVRATAGGVIAENRPDAWKSVLPAEQMETHKYQRGHLVVFSGEADKTGAARMSAISGLKAGAGLVTIAAPHAAMAANAAHLTAVMLRAIDDEADLENWLADKRLQTFVLGPGFGIGARARGFVTALADRHLVLDADGISSFKDDPQQLFDLFRGKPRLVLTPHEGEFSRLFPDIGSDDALGKVDKAVAAARRANAAIVYKGADTVIAAPDGRALINTNAPVWLATAGSGDVLAGIIGALLAQGLPAFEAAAAGVWLHAEAGHRAGKGLTAEDLATHVRPL, encoded by the coding sequence ATGAGCCAACATCTGTCCGACCTTCTTCTGACGCCCGCCGAAATGGCCGCCGTCGATGCGGCCGCTGCCGCATCCGGTATCGATTCCTTCGGCCTGATGGAAAGGGCAGGGGCTGCGGTTGCGGCGGCCGCGCTGCGGCTTCATCCGGATGCGCTGCGTTTCGTCCTGCTTTGTGGTCCGGGCAACAATGGCGGCGACGCCTATGTCGCGGCAAGACATCTGCAGGAGTGCGGGGCGACGGTGGCGCTCTTCCATCTCGGTGATCCCTCAAGGCTGAAGGGCGATCCCGCCCGCGCCCGCTCCGGCTGCGCGCGCCAGGGACAGGAGCTTCGCCTTTACCAGCCCGAAACCGGTGACGTCGTCATCGATGGCCTGTTCGGCGCCGGGCTCGGCCGCGAGGTGCCGGCCGATGTCGGCGCGCTGATCGGGCGCGTCGCCGAGGCCGGTGTCCCGGTCATTGCCATCGATCTGCCCTCCGGCCTCGATGGCCGTACCGGCAAGGTGCTGGGTGCGGCCTTCCGGGCGCAGAACACCATCACCTTCATGACGCGAAAGCCCGGCCATCTGCTGATGCCGGGCAGAGAGCTTTGCGGTGAACTGGAGGTCTTCGACATCGGTATCCCCGCCCGCATCGTCAGGGCCACAGCAGGCGGCGTTATCGCCGAGAACAGGCCGGACGCCTGGAAGAGCGTGCTGCCGGCCGAGCAGATGGAAACCCACAAATACCAGCGCGGCCATCTGGTGGTCTTCTCAGGCGAGGCCGACAAGACGGGGGCTGCGCGCATGTCGGCGATATCGGGCCTGAAGGCCGGCGCCGGCCTGGTGACGATCGCTGCCCCTCATGCGGCGATGGCCGCCAATGCCGCGCATCTCACAGCCGTCATGCTGCGTGCGATCGACGACGAGGCCGACCTCGAAAACTGGCTCGCCGACAAGCGGCTGCAGACATTCGTGCTGGGTCCCGGTTTCGGCATCGGCGCCAGGGCACGCGGCTTCGTCACCGCCCTTGCCGATCGCCATCTCGTGCTCGATGCCGACGGCATCTCCTCGTTCAAGGACGATCCGCAGCAGCTTTTCGATCTCTTCCGGGGCAAGCCACGCCTGGTGCTGACGCCACACGAAGGTGAGTTCTCGCGGCTCTTTCCCGATATCGGTAGCGACGATGCACTGGGGAAGGTGGATAAAGCAGTGGCTGCGGCCCGCCGCGCCAATGCCGCGATCGTCTATAAGGGCGCCGATACTGTCATTGCTGCGCCGGACGGGCGGGCGCTGATCAATACCAATGCTCCCGTCTGGCTTGCCACCGCCGGTTCCGGTGATGTGCTCGCCGGTATCATCGGCGCATTGCTCGCCCAGGGCCTGCCGGCCTTCGAAGCCGCCGCCGCCGGCGTCTGGCTGCACGCGGAGGCCGGCCATCGCGCCGGAAAGGGCCTGACGGCGGAAGACCTCGCAACCCACGTCCGGCCTCTTTAA
- a CDS encoding DUF72 domain-containing protein, with protein MTKSGTIRTGIGGWTFEPWRGHFFPDDLKQKDELNYASRQLKVIEVNGTYYSTQKPAVFAKWAADVPDGFIFSLKATRFVTNRRVLAEAGESMERFLSSGISELGDHLGPLLWQFAPTKKFDPDDFEAFLKLLPAKQDGLALRHVVEVRHDSFKVPEFVALLAKYGVAPVCAEHFEYPMIADVTADFVYARLQKGSDDIATCYPDKELKAWANRLEVWAEGKIPDDLPLIDPDRKVKAEPRDVFAFMIHEGKVNAPHGAIALQQVLAK; from the coding sequence ATGACGAAATCCGGCACTATCCGCACCGGCATCGGCGGCTGGACCTTCGAGCCCTGGCGCGGGCATTTCTTTCCCGATGACCTGAAACAGAAGGACGAGCTGAATTATGCCAGCCGCCAGTTGAAGGTCATCGAGGTCAACGGCACCTATTACAGCACGCAAAAGCCTGCGGTCTTCGCCAAGTGGGCGGCTGACGTGCCCGATGGTTTCATCTTCTCGCTGAAGGCGACGCGGTTCGTCACCAATCGGCGGGTGCTGGCCGAAGCCGGTGAATCGATGGAGCGGTTCCTGTCATCTGGAATCAGCGAACTCGGCGATCATCTCGGGCCGCTGCTCTGGCAGTTCGCGCCGACGAAGAAGTTCGATCCGGACGATTTCGAGGCCTTCCTGAAGCTGCTGCCGGCAAAACAGGACGGGCTGGCGCTTCGCCACGTGGTCGAGGTCCGGCACGATTCCTTCAAGGTGCCGGAATTTGTGGCGCTGCTTGCGAAGTACGGGGTGGCGCCGGTCTGCGCCGAGCATTTCGAATATCCGATGATCGCCGACGTCACCGCCGATTTCGTCTATGCCAGGCTGCAGAAGGGCTCGGACGATATTGCGACCTGCTATCCGGACAAGGAACTGAAGGCCTGGGCGAACCGGCTGGAGGTCTGGGCCGAGGGCAAGATCCCCGACGACCTGCCGCTGATCGATCCGGATCGCAAGGTCAAGGCCGAGCCGCGCGACGTCTTCGCTTTCATGATCCATGAGGGCAAGGTGAACGCGCCGCATGGAGCGATCGCCCTGCAGCAGGTGCTGGCGAAATAG
- a CDS encoding GNAT family N-acetyltransferase codes for MTMRLASPDDLQTIAALTAAAYRPYTELFGAPPVPVTEDYAPRIDRGEVWLREIGGEAASLVVIERHSDHLMLFSIAVSPAFQGAGHGLAMLRWLEGKAQEWAVSEIRLYTNARMGRNIALYRAFGFQETGRRPSPYRPGWTLVDMMKEIDAA; via the coding sequence ATGACGATGAGGCTGGCGTCGCCCGATGATCTGCAAACGATCGCGGCGCTGACGGCAGCCGCCTATCGGCCCTATACCGAGCTCTTCGGCGCTCCACCGGTCCCGGTGACGGAAGATTATGCGCCGCGGATCGACCGCGGCGAGGTCTGGCTGCGCGAGATCGGTGGCGAAGCGGCGAGCCTCGTGGTCATCGAGCGGCATTCCGATCACCTCATGCTGTTCAGCATCGCGGTCTCACCGGCCTTTCAGGGCGCCGGACATGGGCTTGCGATGCTGCGCTGGCTGGAGGGCAAGGCGCAGGAATGGGCCGTGTCGGAGATCCGGCTCTACACCAATGCGCGGATGGGGCGGAATATCGCGCTTTATCGCGCCTTCGGATTTCAGGAAACGGGTCGCCGGCCGAGCCCTTATCGGCCAGGGTGGACGCTCGTCGACATGATGAAAGAGATCGATGCAGCCTGA